Proteins found in one bacterium genomic segment:
- a CDS encoding radical SAM protein: MTAVEQSHGNVPALELDDPRAVNGVLALLDSTWLDDRIYSQPTHYDVATSVVCNIRCPLCPRQTFKSEVKSGLMKAEHFEPILPHLEVAERTGLFGLGEPFLNKEFFNFLASAKERGTYCMTSSHGMSLTPEVIEKILDSGLDELCVSMDGATARTFNFLREGADFKTVCHNVGELLRRRNDRGQSTPRVHIACALSKYNIWQACAMVRLTKKLGADRIAFSNLVIDHEEHAHVSVVGTRIFRWNLDRAQKLAERLGVDCVYFPQKALAFRKEPPPQIAPGVRYGCPSAWRALIIERDGNLKPCCYLETSYGNSKAAPLMDQVNGSIAREFRRTFTEGEYLETCKGCGQFYQITDQQTREILDEASEKIESGNFTESTRADLRSKLEHFQKLADAADSSE, encoded by the coding sequence ATGACCGCTGTCGAGCAATCCCACGGAAACGTCCCCGCCCTGGAACTCGACGATCCCAGGGCAGTGAACGGCGTGCTCGCGCTGCTCGACTCCACTTGGCTCGACGATCGAATTTACTCCCAACCAACGCACTACGATGTGGCGACTTCGGTCGTGTGCAACATCCGTTGCCCTCTCTGTCCGCGCCAGACGTTTAAGTCCGAAGTGAAGTCGGGCCTGATGAAGGCCGAGCACTTCGAGCCGATCCTCCCCCACCTCGAGGTCGCCGAACGAACCGGCCTCTTCGGTCTGGGCGAGCCCTTTCTGAACAAGGAATTCTTCAACTTCCTCGCCTCCGCAAAGGAGCGCGGGACCTACTGCATGACATCGAGCCACGGGATGAGCCTGACGCCCGAGGTCATCGAGAAGATTCTCGATTCCGGCCTGGATGAATTGTGCGTCAGTATGGACGGCGCAACGGCGAGGACGTTCAACTTCCTGCGTGAGGGTGCGGACTTCAAGACGGTCTGCCACAACGTGGGTGAGTTGTTGCGTCGACGGAACGATCGCGGCCAAAGCACGCCGCGCGTTCATATCGCCTGTGCGCTCTCCAAGTACAACATCTGGCAAGCCTGCGCGATGGTGCGGCTGACGAAGAAACTCGGCGCCGATCGCATCGCGTTCTCCAACCTCGTGATCGACCACGAGGAGCATGCGCACGTGTCCGTGGTCGGAACGCGGATCTTCCGATGGAACCTGGATCGAGCCCAGAAGCTGGCGGAGCGCCTCGGCGTCGATTGCGTGTACTTCCCGCAGAAAGCGCTGGCATTTCGGAAGGAGCCCCCCCCGCAGATCGCGCCGGGGGTTCGGTACGGCTGCCCATCCGCATGGCGTGCGCTGATCATTGAGCGCGACGGCAATCTGAAGCCCTGCTGCTATCTGGAGACCTCCTACGGAAACTCCAAGGCGGCGCCTCTGATGGACCAGGTCAACGGCTCCATCGCCCGCGAGTTCCGCCGCACGTTCACTGAAGGCGAGTACCTTGAAACCTGCAAGGGATGCGGCCAATTCTACCAGATAACCGACCAGCAGACACGGGAGATTCTGGACGAAGCCTCGGAGAAAATCGAATCGGGGAACTTCACCGAGTCGACTCGGGCTGACCTTCGGTCTAAACTGGAACATTTTCAGAAACTTGCGGACGCTGCTGATTCGAGCGAATAA
- a CDS encoding serine/threonine protein kinase, whose translation MVSKSNVDDLAATMIDDGRQSESSEPEERSGAPYADETQAAPNNEITRTPPTVIPDGSPEDDTRYLKADALPDRVEGSDMIGPFQITRKLGQGGMGVVYEAYDANLDRKVAIKVMTDMLAENETARERLKVEAQSAARLNHPNIVSVYAFGSVGESSYIAFEFIEGEDLGAIIRRKGALPLGEALPILRQTVEALRFAWAGKVIHRDIKPANLMVTKSGQIKVADFGLAKRMDMDLGLTATDMILGSPNYMAPEQSSSGSADFRTDIYSLGCTFYMMLMGDAPYKASTPFGVLLAHTQSPLPEPDALKQLLGGRVLGMIHRMMAKKPEDRFTSYDELLATIDELIDLEQGAQPPTIVSQRPSPQEMPTVLTSPSSMARPYTPPAPEKTSKLWYILGGVAVILFGVFAVATLGPFGKSKPTTSPAPATAAAARPQPTPMPEPTTIPTMSQVGEVAPSEFNSSNPTSANQSLDSRIIDFVSRASRLSYDITQGKWTNALDAIGRAALGPTASETNREEIVMLQKTIGVARDRELELLEKAGTMVPFEVHDANRMVRVEEASRKGVKTSDKNGGNSTFIEMGKVTIDLRGSIARYVVINDPSNDPNEIFADAIVLKAISPTDGELQWSQFAPRLAGAPELENWKAEWEQWDRITTMGRKIESPEGLPGGALRRPGGMLPPPRRR comes from the coding sequence ATGGTGTCAAAGAGCAACGTTGATGACTTGGCGGCGACCATGATCGATGACGGCCGGCAATCGGAAAGCTCCGAGCCCGAGGAGAGAAGCGGCGCCCCCTACGCCGATGAGACTCAGGCCGCGCCCAATAATGAGATCACTCGCACCCCGCCCACGGTGATCCCTGACGGATCGCCGGAGGACGATACGCGCTACCTGAAGGCCGATGCGCTGCCTGATCGGGTTGAGGGCAGCGACATGATCGGCCCCTTCCAGATCACGCGGAAGCTCGGCCAGGGCGGCATGGGCGTCGTCTATGAGGCCTACGATGCGAATCTCGATCGCAAAGTGGCCATCAAGGTCATGACCGATATGCTGGCGGAAAATGAAACCGCCCGCGAACGCCTGAAAGTCGAGGCGCAATCCGCCGCTCGCCTGAATCACCCCAACATCGTTTCCGTCTATGCCTTCGGTTCCGTCGGAGAATCTTCCTATATCGCCTTCGAGTTCATCGAGGGCGAGGATCTTGGAGCAATCATCCGCCGCAAGGGCGCGCTGCCGTTAGGAGAGGCGCTTCCCATACTGCGCCAGACGGTCGAGGCGCTGCGTTTTGCCTGGGCTGGCAAGGTGATCCACCGCGATATCAAGCCTGCCAACCTGATGGTGACGAAGTCCGGCCAGATCAAGGTCGCCGACTTCGGACTCGCGAAGCGCATGGACATGGACCTGGGCTTGACGGCAACAGACATGATCCTGGGCTCTCCGAATTACATGGCGCCGGAGCAAAGCTCCAGCGGATCGGCAGACTTCCGAACGGACATCTATTCGCTCGGATGCACGTTCTACATGATGCTGATGGGCGATGCGCCGTACAAAGCATCGACGCCGTTTGGCGTGTTGCTGGCGCACACACAGTCGCCACTGCCCGAGCCGGATGCACTGAAGCAACTGCTGGGCGGGCGCGTGCTCGGGATGATCCATCGTATGATGGCAAAGAAGCCCGAGGATCGTTTCACGTCCTACGATGAGTTGCTGGCCACGATCGATGAACTGATCGATCTGGAGCAGGGCGCACAGCCGCCCACGATCGTCTCTCAGCGCCCTTCGCCCCAGGAGATGCCGACGGTCCTGACCTCGCCATCATCAATGGCCAGGCCATACACACCGCCCGCACCGGAGAAGACAAGCAAGCTCTGGTACATCCTGGGGGGTGTCGCGGTGATTCTGTTCGGCGTGTTCGCGGTGGCAACACTCGGCCCATTCGGCAAATCGAAGCCAACCACATCGCCTGCGCCTGCAACGGCAGCAGCGGCGCGTCCACAGCCCACTCCGATGCCCGAACCGACGACGATTCCAACGATGTCTCAAGTGGGCGAAGTGGCGCCTTCGGAATTCAACTCCTCCAATCCGACATCCGCCAATCAATCGTTGGATTCACGAATAATCGACTTCGTGTCGCGTGCTTCTCGACTCAGCTACGATATCACTCAAGGCAAGTGGACAAACGCCCTAGATGCGATCGGGCGTGCCGCTCTTGGTCCAACAGCTTCGGAGACCAACCGCGAAGAGATCGTCATGCTTCAAAAGACGATCGGGGTCGCCCGCGACAGGGAATTGGAACTTCTGGAGAAAGCCGGCACGATGGTGCCGTTCGAGGTTCACGACGCGAATCGAATGGTTCGCGTGGAAGAAGCCTCACGAAAAGGAGTCAAGACTTCGGACAAGAACGGCGGGAACAGCACATTCATCGAGATGGGCAAGGTGACCATCGATCTGCGCGGGAGTATCGCCCGCTACGTCGTCATCAATGACCCGTCGAACGATCCGAATGAGATCTTCGCCGATGCTATCGTTCTGAAAGCGATCAGCCCGACGGACGGCGAACTGCAATGGTCGCAGTTCGCACCGAGGTTGGCCGGCGCACCCGAATTGGAAAACTGGAAGGCCGAGTGGGAGCAGTGGGATCGAATCACGACGATGGGGCGGAAGATTGAGTCGCCCGAAGGCCTCCCCGGCGGTGCGCTCCGCCGTCCTGGTGGGATGCTGCCTCCGCCCCGCCGACGGTAG
- a CDS encoding HAMP domain-containing histidine kinase: protein MKAETTHSAPARWPLVLAVLLLVAALATLLWIRGRLVSEEETSLSNAVRVFERTDALGRPENVSVRFSQVESLARSLEESDLVARLFVTKQALGGRERLLYPYYYELLHPDWRTEVQSWERLPVGDPTSPHGWLYVELAPKNREAVDRAVWVFGLLLFVCLGVLVFRQRGKEVELSRTVSELEQRRAEVIRLERLALAGQLSANIFHDLKKPVLNIKHEVSDALEGSPIDRDELLQAVHTQTELFLKMLRELGFENFVRVSEEESEYCDIAETIDRAMSLVKYERGDVDVQCDVPRDGSLPLVFAPQHRLIQLFSNFFLNAFQAMEGRGSLWVSVNQEDYRLAVVIEDSGPGLPEELREDLFEPFITTRGEQGGSGLGLYICSKILGDLGGDIVIEAPQRDHGARFRMTIPCQTSE from the coding sequence ATGAAAGCCGAGACGACGCACAGCGCACCTGCCCGCTGGCCCCTTGTATTGGCCGTTCTGCTCCTCGTCGCGGCACTCGCAACACTGCTGTGGATTCGTGGGCGACTCGTGAGCGAAGAGGAGACGTCTCTCTCCAACGCGGTTCGCGTCTTCGAGCGCACCGACGCGCTGGGGCGTCCGGAGAATGTTTCCGTGCGCTTCTCTCAGGTCGAATCGCTCGCGCGCAGCCTCGAAGAAAGCGATCTGGTCGCGCGATTGTTCGTGACGAAGCAAGCCCTCGGCGGTCGGGAACGTTTGCTGTACCCGTATTACTACGAGCTGCTGCATCCGGACTGGCGCACCGAAGTCCAAAGTTGGGAGCGGCTTCCCGTCGGGGATCCGACGTCGCCTCATGGTTGGCTATACGTCGAACTGGCGCCGAAGAATCGCGAGGCGGTCGACCGGGCGGTCTGGGTTTTTGGTCTGCTGCTGTTTGTTTGCCTGGGTGTTCTCGTCTTCCGCCAGCGCGGCAAAGAAGTGGAACTGAGCCGCACGGTTTCGGAGTTGGAACAACGCCGCGCCGAGGTCATTCGTCTCGAGCGTCTCGCGCTCGCAGGGCAGCTTTCCGCGAACATTTTCCACGATCTGAAGAAGCCGGTACTGAACATCAAGCACGAGGTCAGCGATGCGCTCGAGGGCTCTCCGATCGATCGCGATGAGTTGTTGCAGGCTGTCCATACGCAGACAGAGCTCTTCCTGAAGATGCTGCGCGAGCTTGGATTCGAGAACTTCGTGCGCGTTAGCGAAGAGGAGAGTGAGTACTGCGATATCGCAGAGACGATCGATCGGGCGATGTCGCTCGTGAAGTACGAACGCGGCGACGTGGACGTGCAATGCGATGTGCCGCGGGATGGATCATTGCCGCTGGTCTTTGCTCCACAGCATCGCCTGATCCAGTTGTTCTCGAATTTCTTCCTGAATGCCTTCCAGGCGATGGAGGGGCGGGGTAGCTTGTGGGTCAGCGTCAACCAAGAGGACTATCGCCTCGCCGTCGTCATCGAGGACAGCGGGCCAGGGCTTCCTGAGGAACTGCGCGAGGATCTGTTCGAACCGTTCATTACGACGCGCGGTGAACAGGGAGGTTCCGGACTCGGGCTCTACATTTGTTCGAAGATCCTGGGCGACCTGGGCGGCGACATCGTTATCGAAGCCCCGCAGCGCGATCATGGTGCGCGCTTCCGCATGACGATTCCATGTCAGACCAGCGAATAA
- a CDS encoding phosphate/phosphite/phosphonate ABC transporter substrate-binding protein yields MRRFLLLLLAVIFCLPAWAQDEPTSGTLTHRTDRLLRIGFLRPEGEADMTPVQLEALREYLLAVPEVTAAMETEGYEGIGLFSTDGGRDMLRRLNALEFDVAFVPARAWAEQQTGYTVILQTRRERDFTSSRGGRVLQRGVIVISARSPLFAQDELSDDDVAEYLTDQRIAVVASQSVAGFVAPLLEMSRRFGIQRPRGGLIWFESSAEVTKAVVAGLVDVGACEEGAMEETLDRSGLNAEQKNDVRRVILRTNPVMTDPVIVHPGLAPQVSELGRELKRALRDFSLQGGFGRVQLQSARDSDYQEVRLLLTEFDERVGEIGR; encoded by the coding sequence ATGCGGCGCTTTCTTCTCCTTCTGCTTGCAGTCATCTTCTGCCTCCCGGCCTGGGCGCAGGACGAGCCCACGTCCGGAACCTTGACCCATCGAACGGATCGACTGCTGCGCATTGGCTTCCTGCGACCGGAGGGCGAGGCGGACATGACGCCGGTCCAGCTTGAAGCTCTTCGCGAATATCTCCTCGCCGTTCCCGAAGTCACAGCCGCGATGGAGACCGAAGGCTACGAAGGCATTGGGTTATTCAGTACTGACGGCGGGCGCGACATGCTTCGTCGGCTGAACGCTCTGGAATTCGATGTCGCATTCGTGCCCGCCCGTGCCTGGGCCGAGCAGCAGACCGGCTACACCGTCATTTTGCAGACCCGTCGCGAGCGCGACTTCACGTCGTCCCGTGGCGGGCGCGTGCTGCAGCGCGGCGTCATTGTCATCAGTGCCCGGTCCCCCCTATTCGCTCAGGACGAACTGAGCGACGATGATGTGGCCGAGTACCTGACCGACCAGCGCATCGCCGTGGTCGCATCGCAGAGCGTCGCCGGGTTCGTGGCACCATTGCTGGAGATGAGCCGGCGCTTTGGCATTCAGCGCCCTCGGGGCGGATTGATCTGGTTCGAGTCGAGCGCCGAGGTCACGAAAGCCGTTGTTGCCGGTCTTGTCGATGTCGGTGCGTGCGAAGAAGGGGCGATGGAGGAGACGCTGGATCGTTCCGGACTGAACGCTGAACAGAAGAACGATGTCCGCCGTGTGATTCTTCGCACAAATCCGGTAATGACCGACCCCGTGATCGTGCATCCAGGACTCGCGCCGCAGGTCAGTGAACTCGGCCGCGAACTGAAGCGTGCGCTGAGAGACTTTTCGCTGCAGGGCGGATTCGGTCGCGTTCAGTTGCAGAGCGCACGCGACTCGGACTATCAGGAAGTGCGCCTTCTGCTGACGGAGTTCGACGAACGCGTCGGGGAGATCGGGCGCTAA
- a CDS encoding sigma-54 dependent transcriptional regulator: MPANLLLVDDQPDVLEGLNLAFGRTDNNVMTASNGEEAIQVLNSEEVDVVVTDLKMGGIDGLGVLRHALSLEPSPAVIILTAFGTIESAVDALKEGAFDYLTKPVNVKELRVLVEKAAQHRMLVRENLQLRQQIDKRFGIEGMIGESNEMQRLYDIVRQVGPTKATILIEGESGVGKEVFAKALHQISPRAKKSFVAVHCAALPETLLESELFGHERGAFTGAISRRPGRFEMADGGTLFLDEIGEIPLSMQVKLLRVLEQREITRVGGTSTLKVDVRLIVATNRELEEEVAEGRFREDLYYRLKVVQVEVPPLRHRRADIPLLAQHFLGDFAQENGRPVPNLSRDAIEILQGYHWPGNVRELRNVMENTFVFLKGDTIQADDLPSSISREREPVTDGLTVPLGLPLEEVETRYLKRTLASVDGNRTRAAEILGISRRTLQRRIKELGLEN; this comes from the coding sequence ATGCCTGCGAATCTCCTCCTGGTCGATGACCAACCCGATGTGCTGGAAGGCCTGAACCTGGCCTTTGGCCGCACAGACAACAACGTAATGACGGCAAGCAACGGAGAGGAAGCGATTCAGGTCCTGAATTCCGAAGAGGTCGATGTCGTTGTGACAGATCTCAAGATGGGCGGAATCGATGGATTGGGTGTACTGCGCCATGCTCTCAGCCTGGAGCCCTCGCCGGCTGTGATCATTCTGACGGCTTTCGGAACGATTGAATCGGCCGTGGATGCGTTGAAGGAAGGCGCGTTCGACTACCTGACCAAGCCGGTGAACGTGAAGGAACTCCGCGTGCTGGTCGAGAAGGCGGCACAGCATCGTATGCTGGTGCGTGAGAATCTGCAATTGCGCCAGCAGATCGACAAGCGCTTCGGCATCGAAGGCATGATCGGCGAGTCCAATGAAATGCAGCGACTCTACGACATCGTTCGCCAGGTTGGTCCGACTAAGGCCACGATCCTGATCGAAGGCGAATCCGGCGTTGGCAAGGAGGTGTTTGCGAAGGCATTGCACCAGATCAGCCCGCGGGCGAAGAAATCGTTTGTCGCTGTGCATTGCGCGGCGTTGCCGGAGACATTGCTGGAGAGCGAACTCTTCGGTCACGAGCGCGGCGCTTTCACCGGCGCGATCTCTCGTCGGCCGGGAAGGTTTGAAATGGCCGATGGCGGCACCTTGTTTCTGGATGAGATTGGCGAAATCCCTCTTTCCATGCAGGTCAAGCTTCTGCGAGTCCTCGAGCAGCGCGAGATCACGCGCGTCGGTGGCACGAGCACGCTGAAAGTTGATGTCCGTCTGATCGTCGCGACCAATCGCGAATTGGAAGAAGAAGTCGCCGAAGGGCGTTTCCGCGAGGACCTGTACTACCGCCTGAAAGTCGTGCAGGTCGAAGTCCCGCCGCTCCGCCATCGTCGGGCCGACATTCCGCTTCTGGCCCAGCACTTCCTGGGCGACTTCGCGCAAGAAAACGGTCGTCCCGTGCCCAATCTCTCGCGCGACGCGATCGAGATTCTCCAGGGCTATCATTGGCCCGGAAACGTCCGCGAACTTCGCAACGTGATGGAGAACACCTTCGTTTTCTTGAAGGGCGACACCATTCAGGCTGATGACCTTCCGAGCTCGATCTCTCGCGAGAGAGAACCTGTTACCGATGGTCTGACAGTTCCGCTTGGCTTGCCGCTGGAAGAGGTCGAAACGCGTTACCTGAAGCGCACCCTCGCCTCAGTCGATGGAAACCGGACGCGTGCCGCGGAGATTCTCGGCATCAGTCGGCGCACGCTTCAGCGGCGAATCAAGGAACTCGGTCTAGAGAATTGA